Below is a genomic region from Medicago truncatula cultivar Jemalong A17 chromosome 3, MtrunA17r5.0-ANR, whole genome shotgun sequence.
GAACTTTTGTCATACATCGTTCATCATGcgtaaagaaaaagaataccTCCAAGAGTAAAAACACGGgtaaggtaaaaaaaataaaaagaaacaaaactatTACCAGCGTCTTGGTAGCGCTCTTCTACAACAGCTGTCAACATGTTGTGCAAAAGATTGAACTCCTTGGTTTCAACACAAGGCTTACCATTTGGTCTGCAAAtaagtcatttttatttttagttactaCTTGTcttacaaaatgaaaaaagtgcTAGCAATGAGACAGATTCCAAGATATCTTTcgtgaagaaaataaaagtgaaagtATGTCCAGAACAGAGATTATGAATACTACACTAGACAAAATCATACTGTCTTAAAATGTATCTTCAAAAACCTACCGATCCAGTTCAGTAAATAATGGGCCATCTGAACCAGGGGACTGAGTTGACAGTTTGCCTGATTCAATTACTCTCATTCCATCACTGTATGCCAAATACTTGTTGACTTGTATAGGCACCTACAACGTTGTGGACCAGTTAAAGCTTTGATAAACAAGTTTCGtttaactaataattttttaataattaattagaatttgATCCAAAACTTCTAGGTTCCATTTAGGCAACATTTGCCAAAACTTTGTACCAGTGAATCCAAGGAATGTGAAACTTGGccgaacaattttttttcctcatgCAACTTACACAGGTGATCATGTATTCATATTATTGAATTCGCATAAATGAATTACCTTGCATCTGACGGCAATGTTGATAGCATCTGAAGGTCGAAGGTCAAAGCTCATACATTCTGACTCATTTCCAACCTATACCAAATACAAGTAATACTATCAGACAAATCTAATGGGGTTTCTTTTtatgtggtttggtgagggggAAGGAAAGTATGAACTTTACCTTGGAAAGATATATCTGAGCAAAATATGCCTCCTGAACTCTCTTAGTAACTCTTACAGCTCTAACCTGCACACGAAAGATATTTTGTCaattgattattgatataaattATGAGAGTATGAAGGAAGACTAAAGTACAATTAAGATTAGGAGTATGTAACAGCAAAGggataaaaataatcatacttCATAACCCATCTTGTCAATCATCTCCTTCACTACTTGATATAGAGTAGGTCTAGCCTGATACATCAACCATATAGTTAGTTGTTTGGTTCATGAGGATATGTTACAGAAAAACGGAATCATTTTGGATCCAACATTTTACTACTAATGCAATGGAAAATAACTGAAAATAGAAGACATACTATTTGAACATTGCGAACGGCTGCCATTAACAAGACACTTGGCATCTCCACTACAAATAAAGATGAACCACAAAATTACAATGGAAGAGATATATCATCACGAAAATAATATACAAGATCCAAAAAGTAAACTTGTATGATACAATGCAATTCAATACAAATTCATGGTACAATACAATATAGAAAAGGAGTAAAAGACATACAAACAATTATGGGGAGAAGTAAACCAGTTCCATCCTCCATCTTCAACACAATTGCAGGATGTGGTGCATAATCTGGAAGAAGTCCTCCATGAGGGCTGTTATGGACGCATCGCAAGTGTCTACCATCCCTCATTTTGACTATGAACCCATCTGCTCCACTCTTCACCTCAactatacaaaaataaataatcacacaaCAAATCTATATTCACAGccatgaaaataaaatacagtTTCCAAGGATTCTagtcttattaaaaaaataaaaaaaaaacactatgcag
It encodes:
- the LOC25490215 gene encoding bifunctional nuclease 1, translated to MDKMVCVKGSAMCSVAMPMIGPINAGCSRIELWGFSASNKIKPNSLSCHVNMRKCRTVMNCSFNSSSNGSGSMAENFNENDEDYVNSTILEAVEVKSGADGFIVKMRDGRHLRCVHNSPHGGLLPDYAPHPAIVLKMEDGTGLLLPIIVLEMPSVLLMAAVRNVQIARPTLYQVVKEMIDKMGYEVRAVRVTKRVQEAYFAQIYLSKVGNESECMSFDLRPSDAINIAVRCKVPIQVNKYLAYSDGMRVIESGKLSTQSPGSDGPLFTELDRPNGKPCVETKEFNLLHNMLTAVVEERYQDAALWRDQLNQFRAEKKANNRSWTL